Proteins from one Desulfonema limicola genomic window:
- a CDS encoding iron ABC transporter substrate-binding protein translates to MKIKYLLWGLFIFLCQTTPGLCLEMINVQDMAGRIVKVPHDPARIVCLGPGTLRLIVYLNAWDRVAGVEDVEKMNTAGRPYLLARKELGKLPRIGPGGPGSINKKPDMEAVLSAGPQVIFVTYMDKSLAQEVQKTLGIPVIVLSYGDFATLDKAVYDSLIIAGKILNLDKRAEDIISYIESIRQDLQKRSKDIPEKEKPGVYVGGIGHRGAHGIESTEASYIPLNWNNAVNMAEKADSRIGSHVFADKETLLKLNPDIIFIDGGGLTLVLDDFLKKPQFYRALKAFQNRRIYTLLPFNSYTTNIGTALADAYAIGKILYPERFTDIDLEKKTDEIYTFLLGKPVYGDMKKQYRTIGDIAPFLK, encoded by the coding sequence TAATGTTCAGGACATGGCAGGCCGCATTGTAAAGGTTCCCCATGATCCTGCAAGAATTGTCTGTCTTGGACCAGGAACTCTGCGCCTGATAGTTTATCTTAACGCATGGGACAGGGTTGCAGGTGTGGAAGATGTGGAAAAAATGAACACTGCCGGCCGTCCTTACCTGCTTGCCCGTAAAGAGCTTGGAAAACTGCCCCGAATTGGTCCAGGAGGACCTGGTTCTATTAATAAAAAACCTGATATGGAGGCTGTTTTAAGTGCTGGTCCCCAGGTAATTTTTGTTACATATATGGATAAATCCCTGGCTCAAGAGGTACAGAAAACTTTGGGAATACCAGTAATAGTATTAAGCTACGGTGATTTTGCAACATTGGACAAAGCTGTTTATGATTCTCTGATAATTGCAGGAAAAATCTTAAACCTGGATAAAAGGGCTGAAGATATAATCTCATATATTGAATCCATACGCCAGGATTTGCAGAAACGCAGCAAGGATATTCCTGAAAAAGAAAAACCAGGGGTCTATGTAGGCGGTATAGGACACAGGGGTGCCCATGGAATTGAAAGCACGGAAGCCAGCTATATTCCCCTGAACTGGAACAATGCTGTAAATATGGCTGAAAAGGCAGATTCCAGGATTGGAAGCCATGTGTTTGCAGATAAGGAAACACTGCTCAAACTTAATCCTGATATTATTTTTATTGACGGAGGGGGTCTGACTCTTGTGCTTGATGATTTCCTTAAAAAACCCCAGTTTTATAGAGCATTGAAAGCATTTCAAAACAGGAGGATATACACTCTCCTGCCTTTTAATTCTTACACAACCAATATAGGAACTGCACTGGCTGATGCCTATGCTATTGGTAAAATTCTTTATCCTGAAAGATTTACAGACATTGACCTGGAGAAAAAAACTGATGAAATCTATACATTTCTCTTGGGAAAACCTGTTTATGGGGATATGAAAAAACAATACAGGACAATAGGAGATATTGCACCCTTTTTAAAATAG
- a CDS encoding ABC transporter ATP-binding protein, protein MTLLVKDIEFSYNSLAILKDIRFKLGPRQLLGVLGVNGAGKSTLLKCLNKILHPKTGSVFLGSRDMLMLNGAEIARHMAYVPQKYGNESLTVFDAVLLGRKPHIRWAASQKDLRIVENILRQMNLEKFSLRPVNTLSGGEMQKVIIARALAQEPEILLLDEPTSSLDLKNQFEVMNIISRVIRQQDLSAVVSIHDLNLAVRFADLFLMIKDNTVYGLVEKKDLTPEMVRDVYGIEVLLGNIKGHTVIVPV, encoded by the coding sequence ATGACTCTTCTGGTCAAAGATATTGAGTTTTCATACAACAGCCTTGCCATACTCAAGGATATAAGGTTTAAGCTGGGGCCTAGACAATTACTTGGAGTGCTTGGAGTTAATGGAGCAGGAAAATCCACTCTCCTCAAGTGCCTGAATAAAATTCTTCATCCCAAAACCGGAAGTGTCTTTCTTGGTTCCCGGGATATGCTTATGCTCAATGGAGCTGAAATTGCAAGGCATATGGCTTATGTTCCCCAGAAATACGGCAATGAATCCCTGACAGTTTTTGATGCAGTTCTTTTGGGACGAAAGCCCCATATCCGATGGGCAGCATCCCAAAAAGATTTAAGGATTGTTGAGAATATTCTCAGGCAGATGAATCTTGAAAAATTCAGCCTTAGACCTGTCAACACTTTAAGCGGCGGTGAAATGCAAAAGGTGATTATTGCCCGTGCCCTGGCCCAGGAACCCGAGATACTGCTTTTAGATGAACCTACCAGCAGTCTGGATCTGAAAAACCAGTTTGAGGTCATGAATATAATTTCACGGGTTATCAGGCAGCAGGATTTATCAGCCGTGGTTTCCATTCATGATCTTAACCTTGCTGTTCGTTTTGCAGATTTATTTCTAATGATTAAAGATAATACAGTTTACGGCCTTGTGGAAAAAAAAGACCTTACCCCTGAAATGGTGAGAGATGTTTATGGAATTGAGGTGCTGCTTGGCAATATCAAAGGTCATACGGTAATTGTTCCGGTTTAA
- a CDS encoding FecCD family ABC transporter permease — MIANTGCADGIIGSYNKRIKKKWMIFSGLLVLIILLAVFAITQGGYTLSLAHVFHSLMGKAQGTADIVIWNIRMPRIIAALVSGWGLGISGLAIQTLLKNPLGSPFTLGISQGAAFGAAFAIVLSGTGSMAAFHLCSVTFFAFAGAMIATAIILMLARIRKMSPESVILAGVALSSLFSSGTILIQFFATETELASVVFWTFGDVTRSSWKEIGLTFLAASIATVWLIFNRWNLNALASGDETAKGLGVETEKIRLWGMFLSAFVAAMITAFHGVIAFLGLIAPHIARRLTGGDHRLLLPFTSIIGAFLLLMADTAGRVLIGSGALPVGVLTSFMGAPLFLFLLIKGYRK; from the coding sequence GTGATTGCAAATACTGGCTGTGCAGATGGAATTATTGGAAGTTATAATAAACGTATTAAAAAAAAGTGGATGATCTTTTCAGGGCTGCTTGTCCTGATAATCCTGCTTGCAGTATTTGCAATCACGCAGGGAGGATACACCCTTTCTCTTGCCCATGTATTTCATTCTCTTATGGGCAAAGCTCAGGGAACTGCTGATATTGTGATCTGGAATATCAGGATGCCCAGAATTATTGCTGCCCTTGTCAGCGGCTGGGGACTTGGTATTTCAGGTCTTGCCATACAGACCCTGCTTAAAAATCCTCTGGGATCGCCTTTTACGCTGGGTATAAGCCAGGGAGCGGCTTTTGGCGCAGCTTTTGCCATTGTATTATCAGGAACCGGGAGCATGGCAGCTTTTCACCTGTGTTCTGTTACTTTTTTTGCATTTGCAGGGGCAATGATTGCCACAGCAATTATTCTTATGCTGGCAAGAATCCGCAAAATGTCGCCTGAATCTGTTATTCTGGCAGGGGTTGCCCTTTCTTCCTTGTTTAGTTCCGGTACAATCCTGATTCAATTTTTTGCCACTGAAACCGAGCTTGCTTCAGTTGTATTCTGGACCTTTGGCGATGTAACCCGTTCAAGCTGGAAGGAGATCGGGCTGACATTTCTTGCAGCATCTATTGCTACTGTGTGGCTGATATTTAACCGCTGGAACCTGAATGCTCTTGCATCAGGTGATGAAACAGCTAAAGGACTCGGGGTTGAAACAGAAAAAATCAGGCTTTGGGGTATGTTTTTATCAGCTTTTGTTGCAGCTATGATTACAGCATTTCACGGAGTAATTGCTTTTCTAGGGCTGATTGCTCCTCATATTGCCAGACGGCTTACAGGCGGAGATCACCGCCTTCTTCTTCCATTTACATCTATTATAGGTGCATTTCTCCTGCTAATGGCAGATACGGCCGGCAGGGTCTTAATTGGTTCAGGGGCACTTCCAGTAGGTGTTCTGACTTCTTTTATGGGGGCACCTTTGTTTTTGTTTCTGCTTATAAAGGGATACCGCAAATGA
- a CDS encoding FmdE family protein, whose translation MNAQEILESTEFKRCSDFHGHICPGLSIGYRASKAGMEWLKENRAEDEEMVAIVETDACSADAVQVLTGCTFGKGNFIHKDHGKMVLTLLSRKTGQGVRVSVKDGVFEVDEEHRALLQKVMKGEAGEADQARFQELHFQKSCRVLEIPAEKLFNIKPAAIVFPEKARIEPSKPCEKCGEPTMGSKLENINGKLLCRGCLE comes from the coding sequence ATGAATGCACAGGAAATTTTAGAAAGTACTGAATTTAAAAGATGTTCAGATTTTCATGGACATATCTGCCCCGGCCTTTCAATTGGATACAGGGCTTCCAAGGCAGGTATGGAATGGCTTAAAGAGAATCGGGCTGAAGATGAGGAAATGGTAGCTATTGTTGAAACTGACGCATGTTCCGCTGATGCTGTTCAGGTTTTGACAGGCTGTACATTTGGCAAGGGTAATTTTATCCACAAAGATCATGGTAAAATGGTTTTAACACTCTTGAGCCGAAAAACAGGGCAGGGGGTTCGGGTTTCAGTCAAAGACGGTGTATTTGAGGTAGATGAAGAACACAGGGCACTGCTGCAAAAGGTAATGAAAGGAGAAGCTGGTGAAGCTGATCAGGCCCGCTTTCAAGAGCTTCATTTTCAAAAAAGCTGCCGTGTGCTTGAGATTCCTGCTGAAAAGCTGTTTAATATTAAACCTGCTGCTATTGTCTTTCCTGAAAAGGCAAGGATAGAGCCGTCTAAACCCTGTGAAAAATGCGGTGAGCCTACAATGGGAAGCAAACTGGAAAATATAAACGGAAAACTTTTATGCAGGGGCTGTCTGGAATAA